One window of Cydia strobilella chromosome 10, ilCydStro3.1, whole genome shotgun sequence genomic DNA carries:
- the LOC134744655 gene encoding chorion protein S38, with translation MGFSSTTILLLAIVSQVFTAPQFITFKEGKVGVNFGGYHAAAGLGGLLGNGGAGGLFAEAGTPHGQAAAAGLGGGASGGGSGGGLYAGATAGGNVKAAAGLAGGADAEKSGGIGFAGASAGNRNAAAGLGGESGAAGSSGFTYSSSKSFGLSSGAVEQPISHVDKKVHTEFDFNAASPVVPLTNTVIKSKTRVKEVHVEQPPPVVVEKHFVQPQPVVVEKHVYHEQPVVVEKHIYHKKPHRFHNKVSVHGYIGGAGALPPPPPIEKRIDVGVENYASAGADAAVAHGGNQQVSYTKQVNFQRNPQFFADIFNIPISTLKAVGNFLGNTAGSTSVSVQKSASVQSGAESPKHDGLSSDSSKQTQVSIQTPDASKFIDDIFAIPINTLGAVNKFLENNVPARKKVQVSSDGVEEPARFRGGRHARRRVNKTVTIEQPQNAADEIKEE, from the exons GCCCCCCAATTCATTACATTCAAAGAAGGCAAAGTGGGGGTAAACTTTGGCGGTTACCACGCGGCAGCTGGTTTGGGAGGACTATTAG GTAACGGCGGAGCCGGCGGGCTGTTTGCCGAGGCCGGCACTCCTCACGGGCAAGCAGCGGCTGCCGGGCTTGGCGGTGGAGCCAGCGGTGGCGGGAGTGGAG GTGGTTTATACGCCGGAGCCACCGCCGGAGGCAACGTGAAAGCGGCCGCGGGGCTCGCCGGAGGCGCCGATGCCGAGAAATCTGGTGGCATTGGGTTCGCTGGAGCTTCCGCTGGCAATCGCAACGCTGCTGCTGGTTTG ggCGGTGAATCCGGTGCTGCAGGGTCATCAGGATTTACTTACTCAAGCAGCAAGTCATTTGGACTATCGTCTGGAGCCGTTGAGCAACCCATCAGTCACGTCGACAAAAAAGTGCACACTGAATTCGATTTCAATGCTGCATCGCCCGTTGTACCTTTAACTAATACCGTTATAAAATCCAAGACCAGAGTCAAGGAA GTGCACGTTGAACAACCTCCGCCAGTGGTCGTTGAAAAACACTTCGTTCAGCCTCAACCGGTAGTGGTGGAGAAGCATGTTTACCATGAACAACCCGTGGTTGTAGAAAAGCATATCTACCACAAGAAGCCGCATCGTTTTCATAACAAGGTGTCAGTCCACGGATACATAGGTGGCGCTGGGGCGTTACCGCCTCCCCCTCCAATTGAAAAGAGAATTGACGTTGGAGTCGAGAACTATGCCAGTGCTGGAGCTGATGCCGCTGTTGCACACGGTGGTAACCAACAAGTCTCTTACACCAAGCAAGTTAATTTCCAAAGGAATCCACAATTCTTTGCCGATATATTCAAC ATTCCAATTTCTACTTTGAAAGCGGTGGGGAATTTCCTGGGTAATACAGCCGGGAGCACCAGCGTTTCGGTCCAAAAGTCCGCGTCGGTGCAATCGGGCGCAG AATCACCGAAGCATGATGGTCTATCATCAGATTCATCTAAACAGACCCAAGTGTCCATACAGACACCGGATGCATCCAAATTCATTGATGACATTTTCGCT ATACCCATAAATACGCTTGGCGCTGTAAACAAGTTCCTGGAAAACAATGTCCCAGCCAGAAAAAAGGTTCAG gtatcaTCAGACGGCGTTGAAGAACCTGCGAGATTCAGAGGTGGCCGCCACGCAAGGAGAAGGGTTAACAAAACTGTGACTATAGAGCAACCTCAGAATGCGGCAGACGAAATAAAAGAGGAATGA